GGTGCCATCGACAGGTCCAACGCGTATGGCAGGGACTTTTCGGCGCGCGTGCTGAGAAACGTCGTCAGCGAGGAGACGAACGTGCGGCAGGTGGCCCTCAAGGTGCAGCTGGGCGAGGCCGACGCGGCCGTCGTGTACGCCACGGACGTGACGCCCACCCTCCGGCCGCTGGTGCGCGTGATCGCCCTGCCCAGCCGCTTCAACCAGAGCGCAACCTACCCCATCGGGGTGCTCCGGGCGTCCGCGAGTCCCGACGCGGCCCAGGCCTTCGTGACCTTCGTGAAATCCGCCGCGGGCCAGCAGATCCTGAAGAAGTGGGGCTTCCTCAGCCCGCAGTGACCCGCGCCGCCCCCGCCCTCGCCGCCGTCCCCAAGGAGTTCCGCCATGCGAATCAGCGCCCGCAACACCCTGACCGGCGCCGTCAAGACCATCACCCTCGGCGAGGTCAACGCCGAGATCGTCCTGGACCTCGGCAATGGCGTGGAACTGACCTCCACCATCACCCGCCACTCCGCCGAGCGGCTGGGCCTCGCGGTGGGCACGGCCGCGCACGCAGTCATCAAGTCCAGCGACGTGATGATCGGAGTGGACTGACGTGCGCCGCGCCGTGACCGCCCTGGTGGTGGGCACCCTGCTCCTCGGCCCGGCCGGCGCCCTTGACGACCGCAAGCCCTCCGGCCGAGGTGCAGGTCCAGCTGACGACCCCGCGCACCCTGCTCCTGGCCGACCTTCAGGCCATACCCAGCCACGACGTCACCCTGACATACACGGTGGGCCACAGCGTGACCCACACCTTCAAAGGCGCGCTGCTGAGCGACGTGCTGGCGCGCGGGGCCGACGGGTACGCCGCCGTGTTCTCCTGGGGCGAACTCGATCCGGGCTCCGGGAACCGCAACATGCTGCCCGCCTACCGGCAGGACGGCCAGCTCCTGCCGACCGCCCCACGGCCGGAGCGTGCCCTTGAACCACCCGCTGCGCCGCGCGGGCACGCCCGCCCGTGGGGGTCGGCGCCGGCCGGGCCGTCCCCGCACCTCGGCCGTGCCGGCCCTGCTGAGTGTGGTCATGGCGGCGTTCCTGCTGCTGCCCACGCTGGTGCTGCTCACGCGCGGCCTGACCGCAGACTTCTGGCCCACGCTGGGCAGCCGGGCCGTCACGGACGCCCTGCGCGTCAGCGCGCTCACCACGGGCGCCACCCTGCTCCTGACCATCCTGCTGGTCACGCCGGTGGCGTATCTGCTGGCCCGCTCGCGCTTTCCCGGCCGCACCGTGCTGGACACGCTGCTCGACCTGCCGATCGTGCTCCCGCCAGTGGTGGCGGGCGTGGGCCTGCTGCTGACCTTCGGACGCAGCGGCCTGCTCGGCCCGCCCCTGGAAGTCGCCGGCATCGGGCTTGCCTTCTCGCCGGCCGCGGTGGTGATGGCGCAGCTCTTCACGTCCGCGCCGTTCTACCTCCGCACCGCGAAGGCTGGATTCGCCGCCATCGACCGCGAGGTGGAGGCGGCCGCCCGCACGGACGGCGCGGACGCGTGGGGCGTCTTCCGATGGATCACGTGGCCCCTCGCGTTCCCCTTCCTCCTCGAGGGCCTCGTGCTCACGTGGGCACGCGCCCTCGGAGAGTTCGGCGCCACCATCCTCTTCGCCGGCTCCCTCCAGGGCAAGACCCGCACCATCACCCTCGCCATCTACGGCGCCCTCGAATCCGACCTCGCCCCGGCGCTGGTCCTCTCCGCCGTCATGGTGCTGGTGTCCTTCGCCGTCCTGCTCACCGTCCGCCTCCTCGCGGCCCGGCGACCCGACACCGCCTGAGCGCGGCGCTCAGTCCAGGGGCTGAAGGGTCAGTGTCACGGTATGCGTCAGCGCCTCTACCTGCCCGGCGCCCAGCTTCAGCACCGTCAGGTGACCGTCCTCCGTCACCGCCACCTGAAACGCCAGGGTGCCGCCCGTCGAGACGAACGGCAGGTGGCCGGACAGGCGGCTCCACTGCTCCGCCCCGATACGGAGCGCGTCGAGCCCCGTCAGCAGCTCGTAGCCCAGATCCTCCGCGTCGCTCGCCGTGAGGGCCTTGCTGGCCGTGCGCTCCCACGACAGGCACAGGGTCTGTGTCTGAGAGTTCGCGTACTGCCCGCCGACGCTCACGACCTTCCACTCCACCTCCCCACCCTGCGTGGTCTCCAGGGCGGTCTTCAGTTCGATCTCGACCTTCGACACCACGAGCGCGTTTCCCGCCCGGTTCTCCCGGCCAAAATCCTGCGCGACCGCGCCCTGCACGGCCGTCACGACGTCCAGCACAGACACCGCCCTGGTTGGCATCCCTCTCCTCCATCCGGGCCACCGGTCCTGCTTCGCCCAAATCCATGTACTGAACCTGCCGACGGCCACGCCGCCCCGGAGCTGAGGCTCAGGCCCATGCCGTGCCCTAGCGTGGGGGAACGGGCCAGCGTCCGGTGAGCATCAGGCCGCCGGCGACGCACATCAGGACCGCCGGGGCGAGGCCGACCACCAGGGCGCGCGGGTGCCACGCGGCGAAGAAGACGGTCATGGCAACAGCAACGGCAATCAGGACCCATCCCCAGCTTCTGAGGTTCATGGCCCACGATAAGCCCAGTCAGCGGTCGGGAACATGGAATGCACGGTGACCCGTGATGACCGTTCAGGCCGTCACGTTCCCACGGGCGGCGCGGCCCTCGGCGGGCCGGGCGTCGCTGCGGCTCCACGCGGTGAGAAGGGCGACGACGTTCGCCGGGCTGTCCAGACGGTAGGGCGCGGCGGTGGAGCCGGGGCCGACCTTGATGGCCGTACCGCCGGCGGCGTTCACCGCGTGGAACGCCTCCTCGTCGGTGTCGTCGTCGCCGATGAAGACGGGATGGTGGCCGGGGTACGCCGCGATGAGGGACGTCACGGCGCGGCCCTTGCCGAAGCCGGCGGGCCGGTACTCGCGCACGAGTTTGCCGGCGATCATCTCCCAGCCGGGCGGCAGGGACAGGGTTTCGAGGTGGTGCTGGACGTGCGCCTGCCGGTCGGCGGGAACATTGCGGTAGTGCACGGCGACGGTCCAGCGTTTGTCCTCGACGCGCACGCCGGGTTCGACCGGGAAGTGGCGGGCGAGGGTCTCGATCACGCCGCGCTGCGGGGCGTCGGGGGTGCGGCCCAGCCACTCCATGCCGTGCAGGCCGATCACAGGCAGGTCCGGCAGCGGCAGGTAGCCGTACACCTGAACGCTGCGGCGGCCGGTGACGATCACGGTGTGGTGGGCGGGATGGTGCAGCAGATGCGCGAGGGCCTCGTGCGCGCCGGGCTGCGGGTCGGCGTCGCGGGGGCGCGGGGCGATGGGTGCGAGGGTCCCGTCGTAGTCACACATGATCAGCAGGGGCCGGGAGCCGAGATCCAGCAGCGCGGCGGGCAGCAGGTCCGGACCGGCGAGGTCGTGCAGGAAGCGCTGCGTCCACGTCCGCAGGTCGCTGTCGCGCAGGTGGCGGCGCAGACCGTCCAGTCGGGCCTTTTTCTCCTCCAGTGGCATGCGCAGGGCGGCCAGGAGGCGTTCGGCGAGGCCGTCACGGTCATAGGGGTTGACCTCGATGGCGCCGGGCATCTCGCCGGCCGCGCCGGCAAAGCGCGAGAGCAGCAGCACGCCGTCGGCGCTGCTCGCCGCGAACTCCTTGGCAACGAGGTTCAGGCCGTCGCGCAGCGGAGTGACCAGCATGGCGTCGGCCGCGCGATAGTGCGCGACGAGTTCCTCGCGGTCCAGGCCACGGAAGACGTAGTGGACGGGTGTCCAGCCGTCGCGGCTGAAGCGGCCGTTGATGCGGCCGACGCGGCCCTCGACCTGCTGGCGCAGCTGGAGGTACGCCTCGACGCGTTCGCGGCTGGGCACGGCGATCTGCACCAGCGACACCCGGCCGCGAGCGCGGGGGTGGGCGTCGAGAAAGGCCTCGAAGGCGTCCAGGCGCTCGGGGATGCCCTTGGTGTAGTCCAGGCGGTCCACGGCGAGCAGGACCAGCGTGCGGAGGTTGTCGCGCAGGCGCCCGGCGCGTTCGGCGGTCTCGGGGGCGGCGGCGAGCGTCTCGAAGGCGCCCACGTCGATCCCGATGGGCCGCGCCTCGATCCGGACGGTGCGGCCGTCCACGGCGACAGTGCCTGGTCCGGTCTCGATGCCGAGGGTGCGCTCGCATGCGTCCTGGAAGTGGCGGGCGTACGCCGCCGTGTGCATGCCGATCAGGTCCGCGCCGAGCAGGCCACTGAGCAGTTCCCGGTCCCACGGCAGGGTGCGGAACACGTCCTGCGCGGGCCACGGGATATGCCAGAAAAAGCCGATGCGCGCGCCGGGCAGCGCAGCGCGCAGCAGGCCCGGCACCAGCGCGAGCTGGTAGTCGTGCACCCACAGCAGGTCGCCGGGGCGGTACGCGTCGATGGCCGCCTGCGCGAAGCGCGCGTTCACGGCGCGGTACGCGGCCCACTCGTCGGCGCGGAACTGCGCGCGTTCCACGAAGTAGTGGCTGACAGGCCACAGCGCGCCGTTCGAAAAGCCGTGGTAGTAGCGCTGCACCTCGTCGCCGCTGAGGGCGAGGCGCTGCACGCGGTAGCGCGGGGCCGCGGGCGGAAGGTCGGCATGGCCGAGTTCGGGGTGCTGTTCACCCCACGCGATCCACGTGCCGCCCTCGCGCTGCATCACGGGATCGAGGGCGCTGGTCAGGCCGCCGATGGACGGGGTCCAGGTGACGCGGCCGTCCTGAACGCTGGGCGCGTAGGGCTCTCGGTTCGACACGACGATGACGGCCATGGGTGAACGTCACCCTGCCAGGTGAGCGCATGAGGCAGTGCAGAGGCGCGTAAAGACGCGTGGTCGGTGTGTCCGCGCGCCGGCTGTCGGTGCCCAGCACACCGGCCATGCCCGGCTCCTGCCACCCCGTCCGTCACCTCCCCCGCCCTGGTCGTTGACGCGGCCCTGACCGGCCGGTGCTGTGCTGGTCGCCGCTCCACCCCACCGCCGCGCGGCCACGCCGTCGGCCCTGTTCGCACCCCCGGTCCGGAGCGCCCTGGCGCCATTCCGGCCTCCACCCCTTCCGTCATCCCACCGGAGTAGGCCATGACCGAGACCCTGCACGTCCGCTGGAAACCCGGGACGCTGGACACGCTCCTCGTCACCACGCCGCGCGGCGTGGTCGAGTGGACCGCGCGCGACTTCCGGCGCCGCTTCGGCCCCGCCGCCATCGCCGACCTGTACCTGCGCGGCCGCACCGCCGTGAGTTGTGAAGCCCTGCCGCACCAGTCCTTCGCCCAGCCGGTGGCCGGCCGGGTCGCGTGAGCGTCCGCTCCACGGCGCGGCGGGTGGCCTGGACAGGCGCGGTACGGCGGCGCGTCCTGCGGATCAGACTGCCGACCACATGACGAATCCGTGGATCGAGGAAACCCCCCTGTACCGGATTGACCCGGACGAGTTCACGGCCATTCTGCTGGGGACCGGCACGCCGCGCGCGTACCCCGGCGCGGCCAAGCCGGCCGTCGCGGTGGTCGTCGCCGGCCGCGTGCTGCTGTTCGACTGCGGCGCGGACACCGTGCGGCAGCTGATCGCGTCCGGCGTGATGCCCCAGCGTGTGTTGGACGTGTTCTTCACGCACCACCACTACGACCACAACGCCGGCTTCCCGGACCTGTTCATCAGCTCGTGGCGTACCCATGTGGGCGTCATCGCCGGCCGGGCCGTGCCGCTGCGGGTCTACGGGCCGCCCCGCACCCGCGACATCATCGGACGCTTCCACGCGGCGCTGGAGTACGACATCGGGCTGCGGGTGGCCTACAACAAGTCGGACGTGGACGGCGCGCTGATGGAGGTCACGGAAAGCGGCCCCGGGCTGGTGCTCGACCAAGGCGGCCTGCGCGTGAGCGCCTTCGAGGTGGACCACCGCCCGGTGGAGCCGGCGGTCGGCTACCGCATCGAGTGGCGGGGCCGCGTGCTGGTGATCTCCGGCGACACCCGCCCGGTCCCGGCGACAGTCGAGGCGGCCCGCGGCGCCGACGTCCTGATCCACGACGCGTACAACGCCGCGTGGCTGGACGAGATCAGGGACCAGAACCCGGACCATGCCGTG
This is a stretch of genomic DNA from Deinococcus metalli. It encodes these proteins:
- a CDS encoding MBL fold metallo-hydrolase translates to MTNPWIEETPLYRIDPDEFTAILLGTGTPRAYPGAAKPAVAVVVAGRVLLFDCGADTVRQLIASGVMPQRVLDVFFTHHHYDHNAGFPDLFISSWRTHVGVIAGRAVPLRVYGPPRTRDIIGRFHAALEYDIGLRVAYNKSDVDGALMEVTESGPGLVLDQGGLRVSAFEVDHRPVEPAVGYRIEWRGRVLVISGDTRPVPATVEAARGADVLIHDAYNAAWLDEIRDQNPDHAVQVTNPAKYHTTTLDAARIAQEAGVRHLVLTHHIPVPRRTPQAEAAYTAGMADLYGGRVTVGRDLMRIDV
- a CDS encoding TOBE domain-containing protein encodes the protein MRISARNTLTGAVKTITLGEVNAEIVLDLGNGVELTSTITRHSAERLGLAVGTAAHAVIKSSDVMIGVD
- a CDS encoding bifunctional alpha,alpha-trehalose-phosphate synthase (UDP-forming)/trehalose-phosphatase is translated as MAVIVVSNREPYAPSVQDGRVTWTPSIGGLTSALDPVMQREGGTWIAWGEQHPELGHADLPPAAPRYRVQRLALSGDEVQRYYHGFSNGALWPVSHYFVERAQFRADEWAAYRAVNARFAQAAIDAYRPGDLLWVHDYQLALVPGLLRAALPGARIGFFWHIPWPAQDVFRTLPWDRELLSGLLGADLIGMHTAAYARHFQDACERTLGIETGPGTVAVDGRTVRIEARPIGIDVGAFETLAAAPETAERAGRLRDNLRTLVLLAVDRLDYTKGIPERLDAFEAFLDAHPRARGRVSLVQIAVPSRERVEAYLQLRQQVEGRVGRINGRFSRDGWTPVHYVFRGLDREELVAHYRAADAMLVTPLRDGLNLVAKEFAASSADGVLLLSRFAGAAGEMPGAIEVNPYDRDGLAERLLAALRMPLEEKKARLDGLRRHLRDSDLRTWTQRFLHDLAGPDLLPAALLDLGSRPLLIMCDYDGTLAPIAPRPRDADPQPGAHEALAHLLHHPAHHTVIVTGRRSVQVYGYLPLPDLPVIGLHGMEWLGRTPDAPQRGVIETLARHFPVEPGVRVEDKRWTVAVHYRNVPADRQAHVQHHLETLSLPPGWEMIAGKLVREYRPAGFGKGRAVTSLIAAYPGHHPVFIGDDDTDEEAFHAVNAAGGTAIKVGPGSTAAPYRLDSPANVVALLTAWSRSDARPAEGRAARGNVTA
- a CDS encoding ABC transporter permease → MNHPLRRAGTPARGGRRRPGRPRTSAVPALLSVVMAAFLLLPTLVLLTRGLTADFWPTLGSRAVTDALRVSALTTGATLLLTILLVTPVAYLLARSRFPGRTVLDTLLDLPIVLPPVVAGVGLLLTFGRSGLLGPPLEVAGIGLAFSPAAVVMAQLFTSAPFYLRTAKAGFAAIDREVEAAARTDGADAWGVFRWITWPLAFPFLLEGLVLTWARALGEFGATILFAGSLQGKTRTITLAIYGALESDLAPALVLSAVMVLVSFAVLLTVRLLAARRPDTA
- a CDS encoding trypco2 family protein codes for the protein MPTRAVSVLDVVTAVQGAVAQDFGRENRAGNALVVSKVEIELKTALETTQGGEVEWKVVSVGGQYANSQTQTLCLSWERTASKALTASDAEDLGYELLTGLDALRIGAEQWSRLSGHLPFVSTGGTLAFQVAVTEDGHLTVLKLGAGQVEALTHTVTLTLQPLD